A single region of the Pontibacter kalidii genome encodes:
- a CDS encoding glycosyltransferase family 2 protein, giving the protein MEVTCLIPCYNERERIAQVLQVVINVKYITQVICVDDGSTDGTADYIQRHWPEVEVVRLLQNMGKTAAIKYGLKDVRHEVLLMMDADLQDLRKYELEAALEAYQKYASVDMIIMRRINSPWFVKWYRSDVLLSGERILRTADLRQVLRQQLKCYQLEVAINRYMLRHKKVVRWMPWSAMNTYKVDKLGVLDGSRKEFQMYVDIVNYVGFSHMLLQLTSFTRKMREKQKSENLRSRFLQQLKL; this is encoded by the coding sequence ATGGAAGTGACGTGCCTTATACCCTGCTACAACGAGCGCGAGCGGATTGCTCAGGTGCTGCAGGTGGTTATCAATGTAAAATATATAACGCAGGTTATTTGTGTGGATGACGGCTCTACGGATGGCACGGCAGACTACATACAGCGCCACTGGCCTGAGGTGGAGGTGGTGCGCCTGCTGCAGAATATGGGAAAAACGGCAGCCATAAAGTATGGTTTGAAGGATGTGCGGCACGAGGTGCTGCTGATGATGGATGCCGACCTGCAGGACCTGCGAAAGTATGAACTGGAGGCTGCCCTGGAAGCGTATCAAAAGTATGCCTCCGTAGATATGATCATCATGCGGCGCATTAACTCGCCCTGGTTTGTGAAATGGTACCGCAGCGACGTGCTGTTATCCGGAGAGCGTATTCTCAGAACCGCCGACCTGCGGCAGGTGCTCAGGCAGCAACTGAAATGCTACCAGCTGGAGGTGGCCATAAACCGCTACATGCTGCGCCATAAAAAGGTGGTGCGCTGGATGCCGTGGTCGGCCATGAATACCTATAAAGTAGACAAGCTGGGTGTGCTGGACGGCTCGCGCAAGGAGTTTCAGATGTATGTGGACATTGTGAACTACGTGGGCTTCTCGCACATGCTGTTGCAGCTGACCTCCTTTACCCGAAAAATGCGGGAGAAACAAAAAAGCGAGAACCTGCGCTCTCGCTTTCTGCAGCAGTTAAAGCTATAG